The Pseudolabrys sp. FHR47 genome contains a region encoding:
- the sufC gene encoding Fe-S cluster assembly ATPase SufC: protein MTALLEIRNLHAEVGGRKILDGLDLVVNKGEVHAIMGPNGAGKSTLSYVLAGKPGYEVTGGEALMNGEDIFALSPDERAAKGLFLAFQYPLEIPGVATMTFLRATLNAQRKKRGEEELSSPEVVKLVRDLGKKLGIDAEMMKRPFNVGFSGGEKKRNETLQMMLLQPSLCVLDETDSGLDIDALKVVANGVNQLRSSERGMVVITHYQRLLDHIVPDIVHVLSAGRIVRTGGKDLALELEATGYAQYQSEAA from the coding sequence ATGACGGCCCTGTTGGAAATCCGGAACCTCCATGCCGAGGTCGGCGGGCGCAAGATTCTCGATGGCCTGGATCTCGTCGTGAATAAAGGCGAGGTGCACGCCATCATGGGGCCCAATGGAGCCGGCAAGTCGACCTTGTCCTATGTGCTGGCGGGCAAGCCCGGTTACGAGGTCACCGGGGGCGAGGCGCTGATGAACGGCGAGGACATCTTCGCGCTGTCGCCCGACGAGCGCGCCGCCAAGGGCCTGTTCCTGGCATTCCAGTACCCGCTGGAAATCCCCGGCGTCGCCACCATGACCTTCCTGCGCGCCACGCTTAATGCGCAGCGCAAGAAGCGCGGCGAGGAGGAACTGTCGTCTCCCGAGGTCGTCAAGCTGGTGCGCGACCTCGGTAAGAAGCTTGGCATCGACGCCGAGATGATGAAGCGGCCGTTCAATGTCGGATTTTCGGGCGGCGAGAAGAAGCGCAACGAGACCCTGCAGATGATGCTGCTGCAGCCGAGCCTGTGCGTGCTCGACGAGACGGACTCAGGGCTGGACATCGACGCGCTGAAGGTCGTTGCCAATGGCGTCAACCAACTGCGTTCGAGCGAACGCGGCATGGTGGTGATCACCCACTATCAGCGCCTGCTGGACCATATCGTGCCCGACATTGTGCATGTGCTGTCGGCGGGCCGCATCGTCCGGACCGGTGGTAAGGACCTCGCCTTGGAGCTCGAAGCCACCGGTTACGCGCAGTACCAGAGCGAGGCAGCGTGA
- the sufD gene encoding Fe-S cluster assembly protein SufD, which yields MNAEPRPLKTTTERALAEAYIAAKAVLPGDGNVAAQRAAAFDRFAASGLPHRRVERWKYTDLRNFMPDAKPLAAPPDATARTRAREAGQVLAGVECRRLFVVDGSFVADLSDLAGMEMGLSIQPMAEALASGDALVSTYLGKIIAVDDPALSLNTALMGDGVVIRVAAGMAIERPLHLVFISTSDKPTAMFTRSLIVIEDGARATLLETHEGPDQSPYQVNDALELVVGDDAQLDRVKITGEGTDAIHVATVLATVGARAKINDFSFTVGGAVVRNQLFVRLAGQDTLLGIRGASLLTRRQHVDTTLDIDHMASGCQSREVFKSVLDEEARSVFQGKISVRPQAQKTDGRMMTRALLLSNDAEADSKPELEIFADDVQCGHGSTAGALDEELKFYLMARGIPAKEAEAILIESFVGDVVDTIEHEGVRAALANVISHWLRQRG from the coding sequence ATGAACGCGGAACCTCGCCCCCTCAAGACCACGACCGAACGGGCCTTGGCCGAGGCTTACATCGCCGCTAAAGCGGTGCTGCCCGGTGACGGCAACGTCGCCGCTCAGCGGGCCGCCGCGTTCGATCGTTTCGCGGCGAGTGGCCTGCCGCACCGCCGGGTGGAGCGGTGGAAATACACCGACCTGCGCAATTTTATGCCGGATGCCAAGCCGCTCGCGGCGCCGCCGGACGCGACGGCCAGGACGCGCGCCCGGGAGGCGGGCCAAGTATTGGCCGGCGTGGAATGCCGCCGTTTGTTCGTTGTCGATGGTTCCTTTGTCGCCGATCTATCCGATCTGGCTGGCATGGAGATGGGGCTCTCCATTCAGCCCATGGCCGAGGCGCTGGCCTCCGGCGATGCGCTGGTCTCGACCTATCTCGGCAAGATCATTGCGGTGGACGACCCCGCTCTGTCGCTCAACACGGCACTGATGGGCGACGGCGTGGTAATCCGGGTGGCGGCCGGTATGGCGATCGAGCGGCCGCTTCATCTCGTTTTCATCAGCACGAGCGACAAGCCGACCGCGATGTTCACGCGGTCGCTCATCGTGATCGAGGATGGTGCGCGCGCGACGTTGCTCGAAACCCATGAAGGTCCCGACCAATCCCCGTATCAGGTCAACGACGCGCTCGAGCTCGTGGTCGGCGATGATGCTCAGCTCGATCGAGTCAAGATCACGGGCGAGGGTACTGATGCTATCCACGTGGCGACGGTGCTCGCGACCGTCGGCGCCCGCGCCAAGATCAACGACTTCAGCTTCACGGTCGGGGGTGCCGTGGTCCGCAACCAGCTGTTTGTTCGGCTCGCGGGTCAGGATACGCTTCTAGGCATCCGCGGCGCCAGCCTGCTGACGCGCCGGCAACATGTGGACACGACGCTGGACATCGATCACATGGCCAGCGGCTGCCAGAGCCGAGAAGTCTTCAAATCGGTGCTCGACGAGGAGGCGCGCTCGGTCTTTCAAGGCAAGATCAGCGTGCGGCCGCAGGCGCAAAAGACCGACGGCCGGATGATGACGCGGGCTCTATTGTTGTCGAACGACGCCGAAGCCGACAGCAAGCCCGAGCTTGAAATCTTCGCCGACGACGTCCAATGCGGGCATGGCTCGACCGCCGGTGCGCTCGATGAGGAGCTCAAGTTCTATCTCATGGCGCGCGGCATCCCGGCCAAGGAAGCCGAAGCGATCTTGATTGAATCTTTCGTTGGCGACGTGGTGGACACGATTGAGCACGAGGGCGTCAGGGCCGCCTTGGCGAACGTTATTTCTCACTGGTTGCGGCAGCGGGGCTGA
- a CDS encoding cysteine desulfurase, whose product MHPAVKNGSYDVGRVREDFPILGLQVHGKPLVYLDNAASTQKPTAVLDRLHQAYTTEYANVHRGLHYLANAATEAYEGARAKVAAFLNAERNEEVVFTRGATEAVNLVAYTFGRERIKPGDEIVLSIMEHHANIVPWHFLRERYGAVIKWAPVDDDGNFLLDEFEKQLTDRTKMVAITQMSNVLGTIVPVKEVTRIAHARGIPVLVDGAQASVHLDIDVRDIDCDFYVATGHKLYGPTGIGVLYGKHEHLAVMPPFNGGGEMIREVSQDCVTYGEPPHRFEAGTPPIVQAIGLGAAIDYINSIGKARIRAHEAELTAYAHERLREINSLRIIGTAKDKGAIVSFEVRGAHPHDFATIIDRSGVAVRAGTHCAMPLLERFGVAATCRASFALYNTAEDVDCLVRALRKAQELFA is encoded by the coding sequence ATGCACCCGGCGGTGAAAAACGGCAGCTACGATGTCGGCCGCGTGCGCGAGGATTTCCCGATTCTCGGCCTGCAAGTCCACGGCAAGCCGCTCGTGTATCTCGACAATGCCGCCTCCACGCAGAAACCGACGGCCGTGCTCGACCGGCTTCACCAGGCCTACACGACCGAATATGCCAATGTGCATCGTGGCCTGCATTATCTCGCCAATGCCGCCACGGAAGCCTACGAAGGCGCGCGCGCGAAGGTCGCGGCCTTTCTCAATGCGGAGCGCAACGAGGAGGTCGTCTTCACGCGCGGCGCGACAGAGGCAGTTAATCTTGTTGCTTACACCTTCGGACGCGAGCGTATCAAGCCGGGCGATGAAATCGTGCTCTCGATCATGGAGCACCACGCCAACATCGTGCCATGGCACTTCCTGCGCGAGCGGTACGGCGCGGTGATCAAGTGGGCGCCGGTTGATGACGACGGCAATTTCCTGCTCGATGAGTTCGAAAAGCAGCTGACAGACCGGACCAAAATGGTCGCGATCACGCAGATGTCGAACGTTCTCGGCACCATCGTGCCGGTCAAGGAAGTTACGCGCATCGCGCATGCGCGCGGGATTCCGGTGCTGGTCGACGGCGCCCAGGCCTCCGTTCATCTCGATATCGACGTCCGCGACATCGATTGCGATTTCTACGTCGCCACCGGTCACAAGCTTTACGGCCCGACGGGTATCGGCGTGCTCTATGGCAAGCACGAGCATCTTGCCGTGATGCCGCCATTCAATGGCGGCGGCGAGATGATCCGCGAGGTGTCGCAGGACTGCGTCACCTACGGCGAGCCGCCGCATAGATTCGAGGCCGGGACGCCTCCCATCGTGCAAGCGATCGGGCTCGGCGCCGCCATCGACTACATCAACTCCATCGGCAAAGCGCGGATCCGGGCACATGAAGCCGAGTTGACCGCCTATGCCCACGAACGGCTGCGGGAGATAAACTCGCTGCGCATTATCGGAACCGCCAAGGACAAGGGCGCCATCGTCTCTTTTGAGGTGAGGGGGGCTCACCCCCACGATTTCGCTACGATCATCGATCGCTCCGGAGTCGCGGTGCGCGCCGGTACGCATTGCGCCATGCCGCTGCTCGAACGCTTCGGTGTCGCGGCGACCTGCCGGGCCTCGTTCGCGCTCTACAACACCGCTGAGGATGTCGATTGCCTGGTGCGCGCCCTCCGGAAAGCACAGGAGTTATTCGCATGA
- a CDS encoding nitrogen fixation protein NifZ, which produces MTDKTGTAGPAAGGRTVTATHRVVGRALGADRSRKFAPGELVWSRAHIRNDGTYPHRDIGDVLVVEDDLGCVREAWSFLGETFYTVEFFERAVVVIMRGREMVSSVLTAA; this is translated from the coding sequence ATGACGGACAAGACCGGAACGGCAGGACCGGCTGCAGGCGGGCGTACCGTAACCGCAACTCATCGGGTCGTGGGGCGCGCTTTAGGCGCCGACCGTTCGCGGAAATTTGCACCGGGCGAGTTGGTGTGGTCACGGGCGCATATCAGGAACGACGGTACCTATCCGCACAGGGACATCGGCGACGTTCTGGTGGTCGAGGACGATCTCGGCTGCGTGCGCGAAGCCTGGAGTTTCCTCGGGGAGACCTTCTACACGGTTGAATTCTTCGAGCGGGCCGTCGTCGTCATCATGCGCGGCCGGGAGATGGTGAGCAGTGTGCTGACCGCGGCCTGA
- a CDS encoding SufE family protein: MQEVITVPSLHTGQTLDEIIENFSLLDDWDDRYRYVIELGNGLSQLPTHERTDANKVQGCVSQVWLATTIHRSGADGPTLTFRGDSDAHIVRGLVAILFAMLSGKRASDIIAADPTSLFERLGLREHLTPQRSNGLRSMVERVRSDARAALASSQP, translated from the coding sequence ATGCAAGAAGTCATAACTGTTCCTTCGCTCCACACCGGCCAGACGCTCGATGAGATCATCGAAAACTTCTCGTTACTCGATGATTGGGACGATCGATACCGCTATGTAATCGAGCTCGGCAACGGCCTGAGCCAGTTGCCGACGCACGAACGCACCGACGCCAATAAAGTGCAAGGCTGCGTCAGCCAGGTCTGGCTGGCGACCACGATACACCGTTCGGGCGCTGACGGACCTACACTCACCTTCCGTGGCGATAGCGACGCCCATATCGTGCGCGGGCTGGTCGCAATCCTGTTCGCCATGCTTTCCGGCAAACGCGCCAGCGACATCATCGCAGCGGATCCAACTTCGTTGTTCGAACGCCTGGGCTTGCGCGAGCACCTTACGCCCCAGCGATCGAATGGCCTCCGTTCCATGGTCGAACGCGTCCGCTCGGACGCACGAGCGGCACTGGCAAGCAGCCAGCCCTGA
- a CDS encoding response regulator → MQIRFEPSRVGDLRRIFVVETDEIIRSALSFILHNENETYALTSLEQAYAKGRERRPDLVLLGLDIVRDEGVRVLGDMATRLPGVKILLVADSADEPLAHDCLDSGAHAVLGKPIASDSVLCTVDILLDCDDQPE, encoded by the coding sequence ATGCAGATCAGATTCGAACCTTCCCGAGTGGGCGACCTCAGGCGCATCTTCGTCGTCGAAACCGACGAGATCATTCGCTCCGCGTTGAGCTTCATCCTGCACAACGAAAATGAAACCTACGCATTGACGAGCCTTGAGCAAGCTTATGCCAAAGGTCGCGAGCGAAGACCGGATCTCGTTCTGCTGGGACTGGACATCGTCAGGGACGAAGGCGTAAGGGTCCTCGGCGACATGGCGACCCGCCTGCCCGGCGTAAAAATACTGCTCGTAGCGGATTCCGCCGACGAACCGTTGGCGCACGATTGCCTCGACTCGGGCGCTCACGCCGTGCTCGGCAAGCCGATCGCCAGCGATTCCGTGCTCTGTACGGTCGATATCCTGCTTGATTGTGATGACCAACCTGAGTAA
- the nifH gene encoding nitrogenase iron protein, which translates to MSALRQIAFYGKGGIGKSTTSQNTLAALAEMGHKILIVGCDPKADSTRLILHAKAQDTILSLAANAGSVEDLEIEEVMKVGYRDIRCVESGGPEPGVGCAGRGVITSINFLEENGAYEDIDYVSYDVLGDVVCGGFAMPIRENKAQEIYIVMSGEMMAMYAANNISKGILKYANSGGVRLGGLVCNERQTDKELELAEALAKKLGTQLIYFVPRDNIVQHAELRRMTVLEYAPDSQQANHYRKLAEKIHNNGGKGIIPTPITMDELEDMLMEHGIMKQVDESVIGKTAAELAAMSA; encoded by the coding sequence ATGTCGGCACTACGGCAAATCGCGTTTTACGGTAAGGGAGGCATCGGCAAATCGACGACCTCCCAGAACACTCTGGCGGCGCTGGCGGAGATGGGTCACAAGATCCTGATCGTCGGCTGCGATCCCAAGGCGGATTCGACCCGCCTGATCCTGCACGCCAAGGCGCAGGACACCATCCTGAGCCTGGCGGCGAACGCCGGTTCGGTCGAAGACCTCGAGATCGAAGAGGTCATGAAGGTCGGCTACCGCGACATCCGCTGCGTGGAATCGGGCGGTCCGGAGCCGGGCGTCGGTTGCGCCGGCCGTGGCGTGATCACCTCGATCAACTTCCTGGAAGAAAACGGCGCCTACGAGGACATCGACTACGTGTCCTACGACGTGCTGGGCGACGTGGTGTGCGGCGGCTTCGCGATGCCGATCCGCGAGAACAAGGCGCAGGAAATCTACATCGTGATGTCGGGCGAGATGATGGCGATGTACGCGGCCAACAACATCTCGAAGGGCATTCTGAAATACGCCAACTCCGGCGGCGTGCGGTTGGGCGGGCTGGTGTGCAACGAGCGCCAGACCGACAAGGAGCTGGAACTGGCCGAGGCCTTGGCCAAGAAGCTCGGCACGCAGCTGATCTATTTCGTGCCGCGCGACAACATCGTGCAGCACGCCGAGCTGCGGCGCATGACGGTGCTGGAATATGCGCCGGATTCGCAGCAGGCGAACCACTATCGCAAACTTGCGGAGAAGATCCACAACAACGGCGGCAAGGGCATCATCCCGACGCCGATCACGATGGACGAGCTCGAAGACATGCTGATGGAGCACGGCATCATGAAGCAGGTCGACGAATCCGTCATCGGCAAGACCGCCGCCGAACTGGCCGCCATGTCGGCTTGA
- the nifD gene encoding nitrogenase molybdenum-iron protein alpha chain: protein MSLAQTQSVAEIKARNKELIDEVLKVYPEKTAKRRAKHLNVHEAGKSDCGVKSNLKSIPGVMTIRGCAYAGSKGVVWGPIKDMIHISHGPVGCGQYSWAARRNYYIGTTGIDTFVTMQFTSDFQEKDIVFGGDKKLAKIMDEIQELFPLNNGITVQSECPIGLIGDDIEAVSKAKSKEYDGKTIVPVRCEGFRGVSQSLGHHIANDSIRDWVFDKIAPDAPPKFEPTPYDVAIIGDYNIGGDAWSSRILLEEMGLRVIAQWSGDGSLAELEATPKAKLNVLHCYRSMNYISRHMEEKYGIPWCEYNFFGPSKIAESLRKIASFFDDKIKEGAERVIAKYQPLMGAVIAKYRPRLEGKTVMLFVGGLRPRHVIGAYEDLGMEVVGTGYEFGHNDDYQRTAQHYVKDGTLIYDDVTGYEFEKFVEKVQPDLVGSGIKEKYVFQKMGVPFRQMHSWDYSGPYHGYDGFAIFARDMDMAINSPIWKKAMAPWKAAPRPTLIAAE from the coding sequence ATGAGCTTGGCACAAACGCAGAGCGTTGCAGAGATCAAGGCTCGGAACAAAGAACTCATCGATGAAGTTTTGAAGGTTTATCCGGAGAAGACCGCAAAGCGGCGCGCCAAGCACTTGAATGTGCACGAGGCGGGCAAGTCGGACTGCGGCGTCAAATCCAACCTGAAGTCCATTCCGGGCGTGATGACGATCCGCGGCTGTGCCTATGCCGGCTCCAAGGGCGTCGTCTGGGGTCCGATCAAGGACATGATCCACATCAGCCATGGTCCGGTCGGCTGCGGCCAGTATTCCTGGGCCGCACGGCGCAACTATTACATCGGCACGACCGGCATCGACACCTTCGTGACGATGCAGTTCACCTCCGATTTCCAGGAGAAGGACATCGTCTTCGGCGGCGACAAGAAGCTCGCCAAGATCATGGACGAAATCCAGGAGCTGTTCCCGCTCAACAACGGCATCACCGTCCAGTCGGAGTGCCCGATCGGCCTGATCGGCGACGACATCGAGGCCGTCTCGAAAGCGAAATCCAAAGAATATGACGGCAAGACCATCGTGCCTGTCCGCTGCGAGGGCTTCCGCGGCGTGTCGCAGTCGCTCGGTCACCACATCGCCAACGACTCGATCCGCGATTGGGTGTTCGACAAGATCGCGCCGGACGCGCCGCCGAAATTCGAGCCGACGCCGTACGACGTCGCCATCATCGGCGACTACAATATCGGCGGCGATGCCTGGTCGTCTCGCATCCTGCTGGAAGAGATGGGCCTGCGCGTGATCGCCCAGTGGTCGGGCGACGGCAGCCTGGCCGAGCTCGAGGCGACGCCGAAGGCGAAGCTCAACGTCCTGCACTGCTACCGCTCGATGAACTACATTTCGCGGCACATGGAAGAGAAGTACGGCATTCCGTGGTGCGAGTACAACTTCTTCGGGCCGAGCAAGATCGCCGAGTCGCTGCGCAAGATCGCCAGCTTCTTCGACGACAAAATCAAGGAAGGCGCCGAGCGGGTCATCGCCAAGTACCAGCCCTTGATGGGTGCGGTCATCGCCAAGTACCGCCCGCGCCTCGAAGGCAAGACTGTGATGCTGTTCGTCGGCGGTTTGCGCCCGCGGCACGTGATCGGCGCCTACGAAGATCTCGGCATGGAAGTTGTCGGCACCGGCTACGAGTTCGGCCACAACGACGACTACCAGCGCACGGCTCAGCATTACGTCAAGGACGGCACGCTGATCTATGACGACGTGACGGGCTACGAGTTCGAGAAGTTCGTCGAGAAGGTGCAGCCGGACCTGGTCGGTTCGGGCATCAAGGAGAAATACGTGTTCCAGAAGATGGGTGTGCCGTTCCGGCAGATGCATTCCTGGGACTACTCCGGTCCGTACCATGGCTATGACGGCTTCGCGATCTTCGCGCGTGACATGGACATGGCCATCAATTCGCCGATCTGGAAGAAGGCCATGGCGCCCTGGAAGGCCGCGCCGAGGCCCACTTTGATAGCGGCGGAGTGA
- the nifK gene encoding nitrogenase molybdenum-iron protein subunit beta, protein MTQNADHVLDHFELFRGPEYQQMLANKKKMFENPRDPAEVERVREWAKTPEYREKNFAREALTVNPAKACQPLGAVFAAVGFEGTIPFVHGSQGCVAYYRSHLSRHFKEPSSCVSSSMTEDAAVFGGLNNMIDGLANTHSMYKPKMIAVSTTCMAEVIGDDLNAFIKTAKEKGSVPAEYDVPFAHTPAFVGSHVTGYDNALKGILDHFWDGKAGTAPKLERQPNEKINIIGGFDGYTVGNTREIKRILKLMGIEHTIIADNSDVFDTPTDGEFRMYDGGTTLEEAANAIHAKATISMQHYSTEKTLPFIADHGQETVSFHHPVGVSATDEFIMALSRISGKEIPEELARERGRLVDAMADSSAHIHGKKFAIYGDPDLCLGLAAFLLELGAEPTHVLATNGSKAWAEEVQKVFDSSPFGANCHVYPGKDLWHMRSLLFTEPVDFLIGNTYGKYLERDTGTPLIRIGFPIFDRHHHHRYPVWGYQGGMNVLVWILDKIFDEIDKNTIVPAKTDYSFDIIR, encoded by the coding sequence ATGACGCAAAATGCCGACCACGTGCTCGACCACTTCGAGCTGTTCCGCGGGCCGGAATACCAGCAGATGCTGGCGAACAAGAAGAAGATGTTTGAGAACCCGCGCGACCCCGCCGAGGTCGAGCGCGTTCGCGAATGGGCGAAGACCCCGGAGTATCGCGAGAAAAACTTCGCGCGCGAAGCGCTCACGGTGAATCCCGCCAAGGCCTGCCAGCCGCTCGGCGCGGTGTTCGCCGCGGTCGGTTTCGAGGGCACCATTCCCTTCGTCCACGGCTCGCAAGGCTGTGTCGCCTATTATCGCAGCCATCTTTCGCGGCACTTCAAGGAGCCGAGCTCCTGCGTGTCGTCGTCGATGACGGAAGATGCCGCGGTGTTCGGTGGGCTCAACAACATGATCGACGGCCTTGCCAACACGCACAGCATGTACAAGCCGAAGATGATCGCCGTTTCCACCACCTGCATGGCCGAGGTCATTGGCGACGACCTCAACGCCTTCATCAAGACGGCGAAGGAAAAGGGATCTGTGCCCGCAGAGTATGACGTTCCGTTCGCGCATACGCCGGCCTTCGTCGGCAGTCATGTCACCGGCTACGACAATGCCCTGAAAGGTATTCTCGATCACTTCTGGGACGGCAAGGCCGGCACCGCGCCCAAGCTGGAGCGTCAGCCGAACGAGAAAATCAACATCATCGGCGGCTTCGACGGCTACACCGTCGGCAATACCCGTGAGATCAAGCGCATCCTCAAGCTGATGGGGATCGAGCACACGATTATCGCCGACAACAGCGATGTGTTCGACACGCCGACCGACGGCGAGTTCCGCATGTATGACGGCGGCACCACGTTGGAGGAAGCGGCCAACGCGATCCACGCCAAGGCGACGATCTCGATGCAACACTATTCCACGGAAAAGACGCTGCCCTTTATCGCCGATCATGGCCAGGAGACGGTGTCGTTCCATCATCCGGTCGGCGTGTCGGCGACCGACGAATTCATCATGGCGTTGTCGCGCATCTCCGGTAAGGAGATCCCGGAGGAGCTGGCGCGCGAGCGCGGTCGTCTGGTCGACGCGATGGCGGATTCCAGCGCGCACATTCACGGCAAGAAGTTCGCGATCTACGGCGATCCGGACCTTTGCCTCGGCCTGGCGGCGTTCTTGCTCGAGCTCGGTGCTGAACCGACGCACGTCCTGGCCACCAACGGCTCCAAGGCCTGGGCGGAAGAAGTTCAGAAGGTGTTCGATAGTTCGCCCTTCGGTGCCAACTGCCATGTCTATCCGGGCAAGGACCTCTGGCACATGCGCTCGTTGCTGTTCACCGAGCCGGTCGACTTCCTGATCGGCAACACTTACGGCAAGTATCTCGAGCGTGATACCGGTACGCCGCTGATCCGCATCGGCTTCCCGATCTTCGATCGCCATCACCACCACCGCTATCCGGTCTGGGGCTATCAAGGCGGCATGAACGTGTTGGTGTGGATCCTCGACAAGATCTTCGACGAGATCGACAAGAACACCATCGTCCCAGCGAAGACCGACTACAGCTTCGACATCATCCGCTGA
- the nifE gene encoding nitrogenase iron-molybdenum cofactor biosynthesis protein NifE yields the protein MSSLSATIQNVFDEPGCAKNANKSEAERKKGCTKQLQPGGAAGGCAFDGAKIALQPLTDVAHLVHGPIACEGNSWDNRGAKSSGSNIWRTGFTTDINETDVVFGGEKRLYKAIKEIVEKYDPPAVFVYQTCVPAMIGDDINAVCKAAAAKFGKPVIPVNSPGFVGPKNLGNKLAGEALLDHVIGTEEPDYTTPYDINIIGEYNLSGEFWQVKPLLDELGIRILSCISGDGKYREVAYSHRARAAMMVCSKAMINIARKMEERYGIPFFEGSFYGIQDSSDSLREIARLLIERGAPAELMERTEAVIAREEAKAWAAIEPYKARLTGKKVLLITGGVKSWSVVAALQEAGLEMVGTSVKKSTKEDKERIKELMGQDAHMIDDMAPREMYKMLKDAKADIMLSGGKSQFVALKAAMPWLDINQERQHAYMGYVGMVKLLKEIDKALYNPMWAQLRRPAPWENAATNWQAKAMAQMDAEAAALAADPVRADEVRRAKKICNCRHVDLGTIEDAIRDHALTTVEGIRDRTGASGGCGACSVRIEDVLAAGPVVPQPMPMLVAAE from the coding sequence ATGAGCTCGCTGTCGGCAACGATCCAGAACGTCTTTGACGAGCCGGGCTGCGCCAAGAACGCGAACAAGTCCGAAGCCGAGCGCAAGAAGGGATGCACCAAGCAGCTTCAGCCCGGCGGCGCGGCCGGCGGCTGTGCCTTCGACGGCGCCAAGATCGCGCTGCAGCCGCTGACCGACGTCGCCCATCTGGTCCATGGCCCGATCGCCTGCGAGGGCAACTCCTGGGACAACCGCGGCGCCAAATCCTCGGGCTCGAACATCTGGCGTACCGGCTTTACCACCGACATCAACGAGACCGACGTCGTCTTCGGCGGCGAGAAGCGTCTCTACAAGGCGATCAAGGAAATCGTCGAGAAATACGATCCGCCCGCGGTGTTCGTCTATCAGACCTGCGTGCCGGCGATGATCGGCGACGACATCAACGCGGTCTGCAAGGCGGCGGCGGCAAAGTTCGGCAAGCCGGTCATCCCCGTCAACTCGCCTGGTTTTGTGGGCCCCAAAAATCTCGGCAACAAGCTTGCCGGCGAGGCACTGCTCGATCATGTGATCGGCACCGAAGAGCCCGATTACACGACGCCTTACGACATCAACATTATCGGCGAATACAACCTTTCCGGCGAATTCTGGCAGGTCAAGCCGCTGCTGGATGAGCTCGGCATCCGCATTCTGTCGTGCATCTCCGGCGACGGAAAGTATCGCGAGGTGGCTTACTCGCACCGCGCCCGCGCCGCGATGATGGTGTGCTCCAAGGCGATGATCAACATCGCGCGCAAGATGGAAGAGCGCTACGGCATCCCCTTCTTCGAAGGGTCGTTCTACGGCATCCAGGATTCGAGCGACTCGCTGCGCGAGATCGCGCGGCTGCTGATCGAGCGCGGCGCGCCGGCCGAGCTGATGGAGCGCACCGAGGCGGTGATCGCGCGCGAGGAGGCCAAGGCCTGGGCTGCGATCGAGCCTTATAAGGCGCGCCTGACCGGCAAGAAGGTTCTGCTCATCACTGGCGGCGTCAAGTCGTGGTCGGTAGTCGCCGCTTTGCAGGAAGCTGGCCTCGAAATGGTCGGCACCAGCGTGAAGAAGTCCACCAAGGAGGACAAAGAGCGCATCAAGGAGCTGATGGGCCAGGATGCGCACATGATCGACGACATGGCGCCGCGTGAAATGTACAAGATGCTCAAGGACGCGAAGGCCGATATCATGCTATCGGGCGGCAAATCGCAGTTCGTCGCTCTGAAAGCGGCAATGCCGTGGCTCGATATCAACCAGGAGCGCCAGCACGCCTATATGGGCTATGTCGGCATGGTGAAGCTCCTCAAGGAGATCGACAAGGCGCTCTACAATCCCATGTGGGCGCAGCTCCGCCGGCCGGCACCGTGGGAGAATGCTGCGACCAACTGGCAGGCCAAGGCCATGGCGCAGATGGATGCGGAGGCGGCGGCGCTCGCCGCCGATCCGGTCCGCGCGGACGAAGTGCGGCGTGCGAAAAAAATCTGCAATTGCCGGCACGTCGATCTCGGCACGATCGAGGATGCGATCCGCGACCACGCTTTGACGACCGTCGAGGGCATTCGCGACCGAACCGGTGCGTCGGGCGGTTGCGGAGCGTGTTCGGTGCGCATCGAGGACGTTCTCGCGGCCGGGCCCGTGGTACCGCAGCCCATGCCCATGCTCGTCGCGGCCGAGTGA